A stretch of the Dechloromonas sp. TW-R-39-2 genome encodes the following:
- a CDS encoding ABC transporter permease, producing the protein MLKAMLGEAWMAMGANRLRTALTMLGMVIGVGAVVIMMAIGQGAQYAVQQTISTMGSNLFIVLSGSFTAAGVRSGSAGAPTINVADADAIAELDGIANVAPTHQGTRQLVYGSQNWSTQVIGTTPPYLEARAWNIVNGAAFGDSDVRAATRVALIGKTVAENLFVDDDPVGKTIRIQQNPFVVIGVLGSKGQNLDGRDQDDTVIIPLTTAQRKVFGTPFLGSVRMIMVQAESSEALPLAEKSVESLLRQRHRLREGMPNDFFTRNLSAAAESEAETTRTMSILLGAIASISLLVGGIGIMNIMLVSVTERTREIGIRMAIGARQKDILTQFLLEAIMISLAGCLLGLLLGIGGALLVNATTGMVIVVSGSSALVAFAVAAGVGVFFGYYPARKAAQLDPIEALRYQ; encoded by the coding sequence ATGTTGAAGGCGATGCTTGGCGAAGCCTGGATGGCGATGGGCGCCAACCGCCTGCGCACGGCGCTGACCATGCTCGGCATGGTGATCGGCGTCGGCGCCGTGGTGATCATGATGGCCATCGGGCAGGGTGCCCAGTACGCCGTGCAACAGACGATCAGCACGATGGGCTCGAATCTGTTCATCGTCCTTTCCGGCTCGTTTACTGCAGCCGGTGTGCGCAGCGGTTCGGCCGGTGCGCCGACGATCAATGTCGCCGATGCCGATGCGATTGCCGAACTCGACGGCATCGCCAATGTCGCGCCGACGCATCAGGGCACGCGCCAACTGGTTTACGGTTCGCAGAACTGGAGCACGCAGGTGATCGGTACGACGCCGCCGTATCTTGAGGCGCGCGCCTGGAATATCGTCAACGGCGCAGCTTTTGGCGATTCCGATGTGCGTGCCGCAACCCGCGTCGCGCTGATCGGCAAGACCGTGGCTGAAAACCTCTTTGTCGATGACGATCCGGTCGGCAAAACCATCCGCATCCAGCAGAATCCTTTCGTCGTGATCGGTGTGCTCGGCAGCAAGGGGCAGAACCTGGATGGGCGGGATCAGGACGATACGGTGATCATTCCGCTGACCACCGCTCAACGCAAGGTGTTCGGCACGCCGTTCCTCGGTTCGGTGCGCATGATCATGGTCCAGGCAGAATCCTCGGAAGCCTTGCCGCTGGCCGAGAAATCGGTCGAGTCGCTGCTCCGTCAGCGGCACCGTCTACGCGAAGGCATGCCGAACGACTTCTTTACGCGCAACCTGTCGGCGGCGGCTGAGTCGGAAGCTGAAACGACGCGCACGATGTCCATCCTGCTCGGCGCCATTGCCTCGATTTCGCTGCTTGTCGGCGGCATCGGGATCATGAATATCATGCTTGTTTCGGTGACCGAGCGGACGCGTGAAATCGGTATCCGGATGGCGATCGGCGCCCGTCAGAAAGACATCCTGACGCAGTTTTTGCTTGAAGCGATCATGATTTCGCTGGCTGGTTGCCTGCTCGGCCTGTTGCTCGGCATTGGCGGCGCGCTGCTGGTCAATGCGACGACCGGTATGGTCATCGTCGTTTCCGGCAGTTCGGCGCTGGTCGCCTTCGCTGTTGCCGCCGGGGTCGGTGTGTTCTTCGGTTACTACCCGGCGCGCAAGGCGGCGCAGCTCGATCCGATCGAGGCGTTGCGCTACCAGTAA
- a CDS encoding EAL and HDOD domain-containing protein, which produces MSFFKRLFGFFSDDKKATAAPSPRPVAPAAVAQAPQGAALIFIGWGEMVDGQSKISGYLLRPRSLVANRPIEASALRQALEREQVARFAEQRLVIIPLTVAQWQAVDFRSLIQRRSCFLIDDLGQLDAPARDALVASIRAAGARLAVDLRNDADLNLAGQADVLLFDFQTASLATLEKTVKTLRQRKPGLLMAADNVHTWTEHRLCLSLGFDFCLGSFAATRDEEAAAGPISESRLVVIEMLNQLRSDVDLADLATTAMRDPAVVVKLLDMANSPLYGLPRKVANLEEAIMLLGRDAVYRWLAIALLHVDANSGRDQTLMVFALCRAAFLKQVAGDADKQKADEMFLVGLLSILESLLGLPMSQILEKMRLPETVADALLRGEGPYARPLQLALALERCRLDQAIVLATSIRISPTELLDYYREAMTWATSEVGND; this is translated from the coding sequence ATGAGTTTTTTCAAGCGCCTCTTCGGTTTTTTCTCGGACGATAAAAAAGCCACCGCCGCGCCAAGCCCGCGCCCGGTTGCACCGGCGGCCGTAGCCCAGGCACCGCAAGGCGCAGCGCTGATCTTCATCGGCTGGGGTGAAATGGTCGATGGACAATCCAAGATTTCAGGCTATCTGCTCCGCCCCCGCTCACTGGTCGCCAATCGTCCGATTGAAGCCAGTGCGTTGCGCCAGGCACTCGAGCGCGAACAAGTGGCGCGCTTTGCCGAACAGCGCCTGGTGATCATTCCCCTGACCGTGGCGCAATGGCAGGCCGTCGATTTCCGCAGCCTGATCCAGCGCCGCAGTTGTTTCCTGATCGACGACCTCGGCCAACTTGACGCCCCTGCACGCGACGCATTGGTCGCCAGCATTCGTGCCGCCGGCGCACGTCTTGCGGTCGACCTGCGAAACGATGCGGATTTGAATCTGGCTGGACAAGCCGATGTCCTGCTTTTCGATTTCCAGACTGCCTCTCTCGCCACGCTCGAAAAAACGGTCAAAACACTGCGCCAGCGCAAACCCGGCCTGCTGATGGCAGCAGACAATGTACACACTTGGACCGAACACCGGCTCTGCCTGTCGCTCGGTTTCGATTTTTGTCTCGGCAGTTTTGCCGCGACACGCGATGAAGAGGCTGCCGCCGGACCGATCAGCGAAAGCCGGCTGGTGGTCATCGAAATGCTCAACCAGTTGCGCAGCGACGTCGATCTGGCCGATCTGGCAACGACAGCAATGCGTGATCCAGCGGTCGTCGTCAAGCTGCTCGACATGGCCAACTCGCCGCTTTACGGCCTGCCGCGCAAGGTTGCCAATCTCGAAGAAGCGATCATGCTGCTCGGCCGCGATGCCGTCTATCGCTGGCTGGCCATCGCCCTGCTGCATGTCGACGCCAACAGTGGGCGCGACCAGACCTTGATGGTTTTTGCCCTGTGCCGCGCAGCCTTTCTCAAGCAGGTGGCCGGCGATGCCGACAAGCAGAAGGCGGATGAAATGTTCCTCGTCGGCCTGCTGTCCATCCTCGAAAGCCTGCTCGGCCTGCCAATGAGCCAGATTCTCGAAAAGATGCGCCTGCCGGAAACGGTTGCCGATGCCTTGCTGCGCGGCGAAGGCCCCTACGCCAGGCCGCTGCAACTGGCGCTGGCGCTGGAACGCTGCCGGCTCGACCAGGCCATCGTTCTGGCCACGTCGATCCGGATCAGCCCGACCGAATTGCTCGACTATTACCGCGAAGCGATGACCTGGGCGACGAGCGAAGTCGGCAACGACTGA
- a CDS encoding ABC transporter ATP-binding protein — MAQLELNDIVQRYGKHTIVDGVDFRLEAGQIACLLGPSGCGKTTLLRCIAGFEDIVGGQIKLRGETVSQAGERIAPEKRRIGMVFQDYALFPHLTVEQNVAFGLGKKPQEDAHLRVRQLLATVGLSGQGNKYPHELSGGQQQRVALARALAPRPELILLDEPFSNLDVGLRERLSVEVREILKREGSTAILVTHDQNEAFAMADEIGVMHEGRIQQWDVPYNLYHRPANRFVADFIGQGVLLPGVVVGGSNVDMELGKLTSDIPVECSETCANCGDGCDVDVLLRPDDIVHDDRSPLQAEVLHKAFRGADILYTLRLASGAEVLSLVPSHHNHALGEKIGIRLDADHVIAFKAQHTGAGHA; from the coding sequence ATGGCTCAACTTGAACTCAATGACATTGTCCAGCGCTACGGCAAGCACACCATTGTCGATGGTGTGGATTTTCGCCTCGAAGCCGGACAGATTGCCTGCCTCCTCGGGCCTTCCGGCTGCGGCAAGACGACCTTGCTCCGCTGCATTGCCGGCTTTGAAGATATTGTCGGCGGCCAGATAAAGCTGCGCGGTGAAACGGTCAGCCAGGCCGGAGAACGCATTGCGCCGGAGAAACGCCGAATCGGGATGGTCTTTCAGGATTACGCCCTGTTCCCTCACCTGACTGTCGAACAGAATGTCGCCTTCGGTCTGGGCAAAAAACCGCAAGAAGATGCCCATCTGCGCGTTCGCCAGTTGCTCGCCACGGTCGGTCTTTCCGGCCAGGGCAATAAATATCCGCACGAACTTTCCGGTGGCCAGCAACAACGCGTCGCCCTGGCCCGTGCCCTGGCGCCACGCCCCGAACTGATCCTGCTCGACGAGCCGTTTTCCAACCTCGATGTCGGCTTGCGTGAACGCCTGTCGGTCGAGGTACGCGAAATCCTCAAACGCGAGGGGTCGACCGCGATACTCGTCACGCACGATCAGAATGAAGCCTTCGCCATGGCCGACGAAATCGGCGTCATGCACGAAGGTCGCATCCAGCAATGGGATGTCCCCTACAACCTCTACCACCGGCCGGCCAATCGTTTCGTGGCCGATTTCATTGGCCAGGGCGTGCTGCTGCCCGGCGTGGTTGTCGGCGGCAGCAATGTCGACATGGAACTGGGCAAGCTAACCTCCGACATCCCGGTCGAATGCAGTGAAACCTGCGCCAACTGCGGCGACGGTTGCGACGTCGATGTCCTGCTGCGTCCCGATGACATCGTGCACGACGATCGCAGCCCGCTCCAGGCCGAGGTGCTGCACAAGGCGTTTCGCGGCGCCGACATCCTGTACACCTTGCGCCTGGCCAGCGGCGCCGAAGTACTGTCGCTGGTCCCCTCGCACCACAACCACGCGCTCGGCGAAAAAATCGGCATCCGTCTCGATGCCGATCACGTCATTGCCTTCAAGGCCCAGCACACAGGCGCCGGGCACGCATGA
- a CDS encoding ABC transporter ATP-binding protein, with the protein MSESVIRVVGLGKSYATAAGLFPALRGVDLDIRRGEYIAIMGPSGSGKSTFMNLLGCLDTPTTGDYFLAGENVARMEKDALAQLRNRTLGFVFQGFNLLPRMTLQDNVALPLVYAGMDVDTRRRAARELLDKVGLGKYADSLPARISGGQQQRVAIARALVNKPRLILADEPTGNLDSHTSEEIMRLFGELNAEGITIVLVTHEPDIAAHAKRQVRFLDGRLVSDQLTEATC; encoded by the coding sequence ATGAGCGAGTCGGTCATCCGCGTCGTCGGGCTGGGGAAATCCTATGCCACGGCAGCCGGCCTGTTTCCTGCACTGCGCGGCGTCGATCTCGATATCCGGCGGGGCGAATACATTGCCATCATGGGACCATCCGGCTCGGGCAAGTCGACGTTCATGAATCTGCTCGGCTGTCTCGATACACCGACGACCGGCGACTATTTCCTGGCTGGCGAAAATGTCGCCCGGATGGAGAAGGATGCCTTGGCCCAGCTGCGCAACCGGACGCTGGGTTTCGTTTTTCAGGGCTTTAACCTGCTGCCGCGCATGACCTTGCAGGACAACGTTGCCCTGCCGCTGGTCTATGCCGGGATGGATGTCGATACCCGGCGTCGCGCCGCCCGCGAGTTGCTCGACAAGGTGGGCCTCGGCAAATACGCCGACTCCCTGCCGGCGCGCATTTCCGGCGGCCAGCAGCAGCGCGTGGCGATTGCCCGGGCACTGGTCAACAAGCCTCGCCTGATTCTGGCCGACGAGCCGACCGGCAATCTCGACAGCCATACCAGCGAGGAAATCATGCGCCTGTTCGGCGAACTCAACGCCGAAGGCATCACCATCGTGCTGGTCACGCATGAGCCGGATATTGCCGCCCACGCCAAGCGCCAGGTGCGCTTTCTCGATGGCCGGCTGGTCAGCGATCAACTGACGGAGGCAACATGTTGA
- a CDS encoding ankyrin repeat domain-containing protein, with amino-acid sequence MTAIRANSLNGVIEALEEGDDVEEADIHGFGGLPLRTACFEGNLPIIRELLTHGANVNALGSSGTGMPLRLALRGGHRTIAALLIKQGASIPSDLVIDDELMHGAALTEALPSTPDHVDLLLDEPATPAHEVKNSEPASNIIEFETSAIQSAIEEVHVRSCYGTDTNLLTMDLMRFNDEREEATQQKDQENPAEPPKPSFWQSGKSEG; translated from the coding sequence ATGACAGCCATTCGGGCCAACAGTCTGAATGGCGTCATCGAAGCACTTGAAGAGGGTGATGACGTAGAAGAAGCCGACATTCACGGTTTCGGCGGTCTCCCCCTGCGCACCGCCTGTTTCGAAGGCAATCTGCCGATCATCCGCGAATTGCTGACCCATGGCGCCAATGTCAATGCGCTTGGCAGCAGCGGCACCGGCATGCCGCTTCGACTGGCCTTGCGTGGTGGTCATCGAACCATTGCCGCCTTGCTCATCAAGCAGGGAGCCAGTATTCCATCCGACCTCGTAATCGACGATGAACTAATGCATGGTGCAGCCCTGACCGAGGCCTTGCCATCAACGCCAGACCATGTTGATTTACTGCTGGATGAGCCAGCCACGCCTGCGCATGAAGTAAAAAATAGCGAACCGGCATCGAATATCATCGAATTCGAAACATCAGCCATCCAGAGTGCAATCGAGGAAGTTCACGTGCGTTCCTGTTACGGCACCGACACCAACCTGCTGACCATGGACCTGATGCGTTTCAATGATGAACGCGAGGAAGCGACACAGCAAAAAGATCAGGAAAACCCGGCAGAACCGCCAAAGCCGAGCTTCTGGCAATCAGGCAAAAGCGAAGGCTGA
- the aat gene encoding leucyl/phenylalanyl-tRNA--protein transferase: MIPFLGSLDLFPPVETARSDMGGLLAVGGELDPARLLDAYTQGIFPWGTVEGQPLWYSPDPRMVLFPDEFQPSRSLRKILRSGCFDVHFDRNFAGVMRGCAETPRPGQDGTWISAEMLAAYIRLHELGWAHSVEVYVEGDLVGGLYGLAIGHMFYGESMFSRRSNASKVAFAHLIRQLTALGVELIDCQMYTDHLASLGGREIPRSLFIDHLRRLTAAPVRRDAWSIQSLDLNW, from the coding sequence ATGATTCCCTTTCTCGGTTCGCTCGACCTTTTTCCGCCGGTCGAGACGGCCCGAAGCGACATGGGTGGCCTGCTTGCCGTGGGTGGCGAGCTCGACCCGGCCCGCCTGCTCGACGCCTACACCCAGGGAATTTTCCCGTGGGGCACGGTCGAAGGACAACCCCTGTGGTACAGCCCGGATCCGCGCATGGTGCTGTTTCCCGATGAGTTCCAGCCCAGCCGTTCGCTGCGCAAGATATTGCGCAGCGGCTGTTTCGACGTACATTTCGACCGCAACTTTGCCGGAGTGATGCGCGGCTGCGCCGAAACGCCACGCCCGGGACAGGACGGCACCTGGATTTCAGCAGAGATGCTCGCCGCCTACATCCGCCTGCATGAACTCGGCTGGGCCCATTCGGTCGAAGTCTATGTAGAAGGCGATCTGGTTGGCGGTCTTTATGGCCTGGCCATCGGTCACATGTTTTATGGTGAATCGATGTTTTCGCGCCGCAGCAACGCTTCGAAGGTCGCCTTCGCTCACCTGATCAGGCAACTCACGGCGCTTGGCGTCGAGCTGATCGACTGCCAGATGTATACCGATCATCTGGCCTCGCTCGGCGGCCGGGAAATTCCGCGTAGCCTGTTTATCGACCATTTGCGCCGGTTGACCGCAGCACCCGTCCGCCGCGATGCCTGGTCGATCCAGTCGCTCGATCTGAACTGGTAG
- a CDS encoding arginyltransferase, whose translation MAQPDDAALPFSLLQFYATSPYDCSYLPERLARSQVATPAHLINSEIYSSLVRQGFRRSGIFTYRPHCDACQACVPVRLPVAELQLRRNQRRALKRHANLVARELPLELFDDHYALYARYQSARHAGGGMDQDSHDQYANFLLQSRVDTRLIEFSEGSEVRMVSLIDVLDDGLSSVYTFFDPAIPNASFGTYNVLWQAAQCEALGLPYLYLGYWIAESRKMAYKASFQPIEGLIDGRWSPLQPNTEDPA comes from the coding sequence ATGGCCCAACCCGACGACGCTGCGCTGCCGTTCTCGCTGCTCCAGTTCTACGCCACCTCGCCCTACGACTGCAGCTATCTGCCTGAGCGTTTGGCCCGCTCGCAGGTCGCCACACCAGCGCACCTGATCAACAGCGAAATCTATAGCTCACTCGTCCGCCAGGGTTTCCGGCGCAGCGGGATTTTCACCTACCGGCCGCATTGCGATGCCTGCCAGGCCTGCGTTCCAGTCCGCCTGCCGGTTGCCGAACTCCAGCTAAGGCGCAATCAGCGCCGGGCGCTCAAGCGACACGCCAATCTGGTCGCCCGCGAATTACCGCTTGAATTGTTCGACGACCATTACGCTCTTTATGCCCGCTACCAAAGCGCCCGCCATGCCGGCGGCGGAATGGATCAAGACAGCCACGACCAGTACGCCAACTTCCTGCTGCAAAGCCGGGTCGATACCCGCCTGATCGAATTTTCCGAAGGCAGCGAAGTCCGCATGGTCAGCCTGATCGATGTGCTCGACGACGGCCTTTCCTCGGTCTACACCTTTTTTGACCCGGCTATCCCGAACGCCAGTTTCGGCACCTACAACGTGCTCTGGCAGGCGGCGCAATGCGAGGCACTGGGACTGCCCTACCTGTACCTCGGCTACTGGATTGCCGAAAGCCGGAAAATGGCCTACAAAGCGAGTTTCCAGCCGATCGAAGGCCTCATTGACGGTCGCTGGTCACCTCTCCAACCCAACACTGAAGACCCTGCATGA
- a CDS encoding iron ABC transporter permease yields the protein MRTRTYSPLIIIAALVAFLAGLPVASVGLNLFVGGTSSTWLHLSQTVLPEYIANSLWLCLGVGSGVALIGVATAWLTAMHDFPGRRFFEWAMVLPLAVPAYVMAYVYTDFLQFVGPVQTTLREVFGWEHGDYWFPDIRTLPGAVLMFVCVLYPYVYLLARTAFIERASGMLEAARTLGMGPWRAFFAVSLPLARPAIVAGVALALMETLADYGTVAYFAVNTFTTGIYRAWFSLGDRVAAAQLAAMLLGFVLFLLMAERLSRSRARYHNTTARNRPMAGARLTGFSALLASLVCALPLLLGFVLPAILLLKMALTEGDAQFGERFLMLSRNSFLLAGCTAGIGVLIALLLAYGARLSKGSLASGLNRLVGLGYAVPGAVIAVGVLIPVTRLDNWLAGQWLFWFGHNPGLLLTGGIAALIYAYLVRFLAVALHTVESSLAKITPSMDDAACSLGLGQGETLRRVHAPMLRGSLFTAGLLVFVDVMKELPATLVMRPFNFDTLATQAYTLASDERLAEASTAALAIVVVGLLPLIALSRQISATRRG from the coding sequence ATGCGCACCCGGACCTATTCCCCGCTAATCATTATTGCCGCCCTTGTCGCCTTTCTGGCCGGCTTGCCGGTTGCCAGTGTCGGGTTGAATCTTTTTGTCGGCGGCACCAGTTCAACCTGGCTCCATCTTTCCCAGACCGTCTTGCCGGAGTACATCGCCAATTCGCTGTGGCTTTGCTTGGGGGTAGGGAGCGGCGTGGCCTTGATCGGCGTAGCCACTGCCTGGTTGACGGCGATGCACGATTTTCCCGGCCGCCGGTTTTTCGAATGGGCTATGGTTTTGCCGTTGGCGGTGCCGGCCTATGTCATGGCCTATGTCTATACCGATTTCCTGCAGTTTGTCGGCCCGGTCCAGACTACATTGCGCGAGGTTTTTGGCTGGGAACACGGTGATTACTGGTTTCCCGACATCCGTACCTTGCCTGGCGCAGTACTAATGTTCGTCTGCGTGCTTTATCCCTATGTTTATCTGCTGGCCCGTACTGCCTTTATCGAGCGGGCGAGCGGCATGCTCGAAGCTGCCAGGACGCTGGGCATGGGGCCGTGGCGTGCATTTTTTGCCGTTTCCCTGCCGCTGGCCCGACCTGCGATTGTCGCCGGTGTCGCCTTGGCATTGATGGAAACGCTGGCCGATTACGGAACGGTTGCCTATTTCGCGGTCAACACCTTCACGACCGGTATTTACCGTGCCTGGTTTTCGCTGGGTGATCGTGTCGCAGCGGCTCAGCTGGCGGCCATGCTGCTCGGTTTCGTCCTCTTCCTGTTGATGGCCGAACGCCTTTCGCGCAGCCGTGCGCGCTATCACAACACGACAGCCCGCAATCGTCCGATGGCCGGTGCACGCCTGACCGGCTTCTCGGCGCTGCTGGCTTCGCTGGTCTGTGCCTTGCCGCTGCTTCTCGGTTTTGTCCTGCCGGCCATTTTGCTGCTCAAAATGGCGTTGACCGAAGGCGATGCGCAGTTTGGCGAGCGTTTCCTGATGTTGTCACGCAACAGCTTCCTGCTGGCTGGATGTACGGCTGGAATCGGCGTCCTGATCGCTCTGTTGCTGGCCTATGGCGCACGCCTCTCAAAAGGCTCGCTGGCGAGCGGATTGAATCGCCTGGTCGGGCTGGGCTACGCAGTGCCGGGTGCCGTCATTGCCGTCGGTGTCCTCATTCCGGTGACTCGCCTTGATAACTGGCTGGCCGGGCAATGGCTATTCTGGTTTGGTCACAATCCGGGATTGCTGCTGACCGGGGGCATCGCGGCACTGATTTACGCCTATCTCGTCCGCTTTCTTGCCGTGGCACTGCATACCGTCGAATCGAGCTTGGCCAAAATTACACCAAGCATGGACGATGCCGCCTGCAGCCTGGGACTGGGGCAGGGTGAAACCCTGCGTCGGGTGCATGCACCGATGCTGCGTGGCAGTCTTTTTACGGCCGGCTTGCTGGTGTTTGTTGATGTGATGAAGGAGTTGCCGGCAACGCTGGTCATGCGTCCCTTCAATTTCGATACCCTGGCGACTCAAGCCTACACTCTGGCTTCGGATGAACGCCTGGCAGAGGCGTCGACCGCAGCATTGGCGATCGTTGTGGTTGGTCTGCTGCCGCTGATTGCGCTGTCGCGTCAGATTTCGGCAACTCGCCGGGGCTGA
- a CDS encoding CapA family protein, whose amino-acid sequence MSHFGRLTATLLLLFTCQLQAEPLSLIFAGDLMLDDGPGRLIADGGDPLLPFSDILREADYRIGNLECPIAESGQAFDNKIYSFRAQPAVTRVLQGRFDAVALANNHSGDYGREAFLETLHHLDQAGIAHFGGGRNLSEAHAPLWIERKGLKIAVLSYNEFKPRTFEAGANWPGIAWSEDDQVITDIRAAKAAGADHVIPFMHWGWEREPLPDKRQQTLARKMIDAGASLVVGGHPHVTQGAEIYQGKPIIYSLGNFVFDGFDLPAARRGWLLRLKFDQTGLLFWETLLAEMDENGTPHPVSGAFTPCGRGGEADLLECHTP is encoded by the coding sequence ATGAGCCATTTCGGCCGGTTGACCGCGACACTCCTGCTGCTCTTTACCTGCCAGTTGCAGGCCGAACCGCTCAGCCTGATTTTTGCCGGTGACCTGATGCTTGACGATGGTCCGGGCCGACTGATCGCCGATGGCGGCGACCCGCTACTCCCCTTCTCCGACATCCTGCGCGAAGCTGATTACCGGATCGGCAATCTCGAATGCCCGATCGCCGAAAGCGGCCAGGCCTTCGATAACAAGATCTACAGCTTCCGCGCCCAGCCGGCAGTCACCCGCGTCCTGCAAGGTCGTTTCGATGCCGTAGCGCTGGCCAACAACCACTCCGGCGATTACGGCCGCGAAGCCTTCCTCGAAACCCTGCACCACCTCGACCAGGCTGGCATCGCCCACTTTGGCGGCGGACGCAACCTGAGCGAAGCGCACGCACCGCTGTGGATCGAGCGCAAGGGCCTGAAAATTGCCGTACTCAGCTACAACGAATTCAAGCCCCGCACCTTCGAAGCCGGCGCCAACTGGCCAGGCATTGCCTGGAGCGAGGACGACCAGGTCATCACCGACATCCGGGCCGCCAAAGCTGCCGGGGCTGATCACGTCATTCCTTTCATGCACTGGGGCTGGGAACGCGAACCGCTGCCCGACAAGCGCCAGCAAACCCTGGCCCGCAAGATGATCGACGCGGGTGCCAGCCTGGTCGTCGGCGGCCATCCGCACGTCACGCAAGGCGCCGAGATTTATCAGGGCAAACCGATCATCTACAGCCTGGGCAATTTCGTTTTCGACGGCTTCGATCTGCCGGCCGCCCGACGCGGCTGGTTGTTGCGCCTGAAATTCGATCAAACCGGCCTGCTGTTCTGGGAAACATTGCTCGCAGAAATGGATGAAAACGGAACACCGCACCCGGTTTCAGGGGCGTTCACGCCCTGCGGACGCGGCGGCGAAGCCGATCTGCTCGAATGCCACACCCCGTAA
- a CDS encoding YbaY family lipoprotein: MKSALLALLLLPLAASADNERQPYACDNGSHIEISFSANSDGRPQATLHFADEAITLPQVPAASGTLYRNETLRLHTKEERALFEDDKGNRRDCLRGNTPPPGAASPAPAAASSFVDIAGSVSYLQRIALPPDAVLIVRIQDTARAGAPARTLAEQRIELAGQQVPINFQTTIDRDLIGKRARITISARIESRGKLLFINDRSYPALTDGQPNPVEMRLKPAARGPRR, translated from the coding sequence ATGAAATCAGCTCTCCTGGCCCTGCTTCTCCTGCCGCTGGCAGCATCAGCCGACAACGAACGCCAGCCCTACGCCTGCGACAACGGCAGCCATATCGAAATTTCATTTTCCGCCAACAGCGACGGTCGACCGCAAGCCACGCTCCATTTCGCCGACGAGGCGATCACCCTGCCGCAAGTACCGGCGGCATCCGGCACGCTGTACCGCAACGAAACACTGCGCCTGCACACCAAGGAAGAGCGCGCCCTGTTCGAGGACGACAAGGGCAACCGCCGCGACTGCCTGCGCGGCAACACGCCGCCACCGGGCGCCGCCAGCCCGGCCCCGGCAGCCGCCAGCAGTTTCGTCGACATCGCCGGCAGCGTCAGCTATCTGCAGCGCATCGCCCTGCCGCCTGATGCCGTGCTGATTGTCCGCATCCAGGACACCGCCCGTGCCGGAGCACCGGCCCGAACCCTGGCCGAACAGCGCATCGAACTGGCCGGCCAGCAAGTGCCAATCAACTTCCAGACAACCATCGACCGCGACCTGATCGGCAAGCGGGCGCGCATCACCATTTCGGCACGCATCGAAAGCCGGGGCAAGCTGCTGTTCATCAACGACCGCAGCTATCCGGCACTCACTGACGGGCAGCCGAACCCGGTCGAAATGCGCCTCAAGCCAGCCGCTCGTGGCCCGCGCCGTTAA